A window of the Miscanthus floridulus cultivar M001 chromosome 14, ASM1932011v1, whole genome shotgun sequence genome harbors these coding sequences:
- the LOC136505783 gene encoding transcription repressor OFP13-like: MGKKGLVSIFSRLVDSGAPSSTSTAAAAPSPWPWPPCGTNPQTASFRAGAGEPCCTATAAAAGRRGAHEAARGEMYKTVNSVYLEDPAADDFFSLSLACDDDGEEGPAEGRFYLHDDDDDGSFSTTTASEEWSEAVIRSLGRTSTDRFFFDPSGPLPASNSILATAAAPEPARKALPPAETEEEKTTVTRGVHDDADDDAVKQTQQQQQPTTATSLAERSVAVAVDSGDPYGDFRASMEEMVSAHGLRDWAALEELLAWYLRINGKQQHHLIVGAFVDLLLSLSSSSSSSSPPSSTAAETSTTTATTSSSSTTATTTSVASDAVVTTGAAAAAAAVVEHQRGGVNHVAPCSSCYYGAAAGDVQVDVEAAVEGDD; this comes from the coding sequence ATGGGCAAGAAAGGCCTGGTCTCCATCTTCTCCCGGCTCGTGGACTCCGGCGCCCCCTCCTCcacgtccaccgccgccgccgccccctcgccgtggccgtggccgccgTGCGGGACCAACCCACAGACGGCCTCCTTCCGTGCCGGCGCCGGCGAGCCCTGCTGCACGGcgacggcagcagcagcaggtcgcCGGGGCGCCCACGAGGCAGCGCGCGGCGAAATGTACAAGACGGTCAACTCGGTCTACCTGGAAGACCCCGCCGCGGAcgacttcttctccctctccctcgccTGCGACGACGACGGGGAGGAAGGGCCGGCTGAGGGCCGGTTCTacctccacgacgacgacgacgacggcagctTCTCGACCACCACGGCGTCCGAGGAGTGGTCGGAGGCCGTGATCCGCAGCCTGGGGCGGACGTCCACCGACCGCTTCTTCTTCGACCCGTCGGGCCCGCTGCCGGCGTCCAACTCCATCCTCGCCACGGCCGCAGCACCCGAGCCGGCGAGGAAGGCACTCCCCCCGGCGGAGACGGAGGAGGAGAAGACGACGGTAACGCGCGGCGTTCACGATGAcgcggacgacgacgccgtcaagcagacacagcagcagcagcaaccaacGACGGCGACGTCTCTGGCGGAGCGCagcgtggcggtggcggtggactcGGGCGACCCGTACGGCGACTTCCGGGCGTCGATGGAGGAGATGGTGTCCGCGCACGGGCTCCGCGACTGGGCGGCGCTGGAGGAGCTCCTGGCGTGGTACCTCCGGATCAACGGGAAGCAGCAGCACCACCTCATCGTCGGCGCCTTCGTGGACCTGCTCCTGAGcctgtcgtcgtcgtcctcctcctcctccccgcccTCAAGTACCGCCGCCGAGACtagcaccaccaccgccaccacctcgaGCAGCAGCACGACGGCCACTACCACCAGTGTCGCCAGCGACGCCGTCGTCAcaaccggcgccgccgccgcagcagcagcggtGGTGGAGCATCAGCGTGGCGGAGTGAACCATGTCGCCCCTTGCTCCTCCTGCTACTACGGCGCCGCCGCGGGCGACGTCCAGGTGGACGTGGAGGCGGCGGTGGAGGGTGACGACTGA